The Spiroplasma litorale nucleotide sequence ATAATTTTTATTAATAATATTTACATTAAGATCCATACAACAATTTATTTCATTAGGTTCAAGGATAAAATATTCATTACTATTGTCAGATTCTACTAGCATTTTAGCTAGCTGACCACCACCTATAATTCCCACTTTCATATACTAAACTACCTCTGTTTTTAAAACATTATTAGTTTGGTTTTTTATAAACTGTTCTAATTTTATTTTAATTTTTTCATTTGATAAAGAAAGAATTCTTGCAGCATAAAGTGCAGCATTTTTTGCTCCACTATCTCCAATCGCCATTGTAGCAACTGGTACACCACCTGGCATTTGAACTATTGATAATAAAGAATCAACTCCGTTTAGATTACTTGATCTTACAGGAACTCCAATAACTGGTAATATAGTTAAACTTGCAATCATACCCGGTAAATGAGCACTACCCCCAGCAGCAGCAATTACAATATCATATTCTTCATGTGCATTTTTTGAGAAATTAAATAAAAGTTCTGGTGTTCTATGAGCAGATACTATTTTTGCTTCATACTCAATATTTAGCTCTTCTAATATATTTAAACAATTATCAATCGTTTTCTTGTCGGATATTGAACCCATTACTACTGCAACTTTATTTTTCATTAATTTACCTTTCTTATAAAAAAAGACCCCTTATATAAAAGGAGCCCACAACAAAAATTTATGTTATTGTTATATGACTCATTTTATAGAAAATAATTTAAGGTTATTTGTAGAAACGCTCGACCATATTTCAAGCATATATAAAATGATATTATAAATTTATTATAGCATATCTATAAAATTCTATATATT carries:
- the purE gene encoding 5-(carboxyamino)imidazole ribonucleotide mutase; this translates as MKNKVAVVMGSISDKKTIDNCLNILEELNIEYEAKIVSAHRTPELLFNFSKNAHEEYDIVIAAAGGSAHLPGMIASLTILPVIGVPVRSSNLNGVDSLLSIVQMPGGVPVATMAIGDSGAKNAALYAARILSLSNEKIKIKLEQFIKNQTNNVLKTEVV